In a genomic window of Arthrobacter woluwensis:
- a CDS encoding WXG100 family type VII secretion target — translation MMADTSGETGFWINGRYSMVSVNPDELWTASGRIDLVADGLLRCLQGIQGRWEAILDLNLDLSPGPAGGARVSQCGMAVNQATALLDGVVSALRSLSASLRGTATSYQEAERGAESTVAGAGDLIQSGLWLVPGLLAYVLGMIDPRARDEYVRALSATGAKDSVDALTHALSSWDGGVEEARLRQDAVTVTAERWHSVPPAPTPGTFLGSAFRSANRAAGDGPVTPGEKPIPLSSVVVDKYPRTDGSYAVIVSIPGTEKWAPFDSPDTTDDLKGDISAMAQGTERRSYLTQTQAAVVKALEAEHVTRKDDIVLNGYSQGGINAVALAANKDFTATYTVRAVNTAGSPVGRFLGRVDASVLALENQRDMVPALDGVHNPRRPNVVTARFSAETATVDPVLSGMAKGRPVEMVTGTFDVPTKIRNAHDIGNYIAAADRLETSHDPGVLRHQKVLADILGPDRLDTSPDSVRKATRTVYTAHEPPLGEDQCRR, via the coding sequence ATGATGGCCGACACGTCGGGCGAGACCGGCTTCTGGATCAACGGGCGGTACAGCATGGTCAGCGTCAATCCGGATGAGCTCTGGACGGCATCGGGGCGGATCGATCTCGTCGCGGACGGTCTGCTGAGGTGCCTTCAGGGGATCCAGGGCCGATGGGAGGCGATTCTGGACCTGAATCTGGATCTGAGTCCGGGGCCGGCGGGCGGGGCACGGGTCAGTCAGTGCGGAATGGCGGTGAACCAGGCCACCGCACTCCTTGACGGAGTCGTCTCGGCGTTACGGTCTCTGTCTGCTTCACTTCGAGGCACGGCCACCTCCTATCAGGAGGCCGAACGCGGCGCCGAATCGACGGTGGCCGGTGCGGGGGATCTGATTCAGTCCGGGCTGTGGCTCGTGCCAGGGCTGCTCGCTTATGTCCTGGGGATGATCGACCCGCGAGCCCGGGACGAATATGTCAGGGCGCTCAGCGCCACCGGGGCCAAGGACTCCGTGGATGCTCTCACTCATGCCCTGTCGTCCTGGGACGGGGGCGTGGAGGAGGCACGCCTCCGGCAGGACGCGGTGACGGTGACAGCCGAGCGATGGCATTCCGTGCCTCCGGCCCCCACGCCCGGGACCTTCCTGGGTTCAGCGTTCCGGAGCGCGAATCGTGCGGCTGGTGATGGGCCCGTGACCCCGGGCGAGAAGCCGATCCCCTTGTCGTCCGTCGTGGTGGACAAGTACCCCCGGACTGACGGCAGTTACGCCGTGATCGTGAGCATTCCCGGCACTGAGAAGTGGGCGCCGTTCGACTCCCCGGACACCACCGACGACCTCAAAGGCGATATCTCGGCGATGGCTCAGGGAACGGAGCGCCGGAGCTATCTCACCCAGACCCAGGCGGCCGTGGTGAAAGCGCTCGAGGCGGAGCACGTCACCAGGAAGGACGACATCGTGCTGAACGGCTACAGCCAGGGAGGCATCAACGCGGTGGCGCTCGCCGCGAACAAGGATTTCACCGCCACGTACACGGTCCGCGCCGTCAACACCGCGGGTTCGCCGGTCGGCCGATTCCTGGGCCGCGTGGACGCGAGCGTGCTGGCGCTCGAGAACCAGCGGGACATGGTTCCTGCGCTGGACGGGGTGCACAACCCGCGAAGGCCGAACGTGGTGACGGCGCGCTTCTCCGCGGAGACGGCCACGGTCGACCCGGTCTTGTCCGGGATGGCCAAAGGGAGACCGGTGGAAATGGTGACCGGCACTTTCGATGTGCCGACGAAGATCAGGAACGCTCACGATATCGGCAACTACATCGCGGCAGCGGATCGACTGGAGACCAGCCACGATCCAGGAGTGCTCAGGCATCAGAAGGTGCTCGCGGACATCCTGGGTCCCGACCGGCTAGACACTTCCCCGGACTCGGTCAGAAAAGCCACGCGGACCGTTTACACGGCCCATGAGCCGCCGCTGGGTGAGGACCAGTGCCGGCGCTGA
- a CDS encoding phage holin family protein gives MAKFLLRLAINAFSLWVAAWLLPGLTLSTGAAQNLVAGAAPSAPADTLGSILAYLFIGLIFAVVNAWIRPVVRFLALPVTVLTLGLFTLVINAAMLYLTSWLSGFTPVHLGIDTFFWTAVLGALIISLISLITDRLFDRDKDR, from the coding sequence ATGGCGAAGTTCCTCCTGCGTCTGGCGATCAATGCGTTCTCCCTCTGGGTGGCGGCCTGGCTTCTGCCCGGGCTCACCCTGTCCACGGGAGCAGCCCAGAACCTGGTGGCCGGCGCGGCTCCCTCAGCGCCCGCGGACACCCTCGGAAGCATTCTGGCGTACCTCTTCATCGGCCTGATCTTCGCGGTGGTCAACGCGTGGATCCGGCCCGTGGTCCGCTTCCTGGCACTGCCCGTGACGGTCCTGACGCTCGGTCTGTTCACTCTCGTGATCAATGCCGCCATGCTCTACCTCACCTCCTGGCTCAGTGGTTTCACGCCCGTCCACCTCGGAATCGACACTTTCTTCTGGACGGCTGTCCTGGGTGCGCTGATCATCAGCCTGATCTCCCTGATCACGGACCGTCTCTTCGACCGGGACAAGGACCGCTGA
- the pdhA gene encoding pyruvate dehydrogenase (acetyl-transferring) E1 component subunit alpha: MGVGQLPTTEFNDEELDDHPETHQDPASQPAGGDMIQLLDAQGNRREDPVFGPYVESLDPEALRAFYRDMAVVRRFDQEATALQRQGQLALWVPLTGQEAAQIGSGHALRPEDFVFPSYREHGVALSRGLDMSDLLRIFRGVTHGGWDPQEKNFNIYTLVLAAQVLHAVGYAMGIQRDQASAQAKGQAAEDAAVVAYYGDGASSEGDVHEAMVFASSYKAPVVFFCQNNHWAISVPSKVQTKVPLAHRAQGYGFPGVRVDGNDILAVHAVTQWALDRARKGEGPVLIEAFTYRLGAHTTADDPTKYRTSSEEDQWRAKDPLTRLETYLRAEGLADDSFFEEVRRQGQELADSVRQAVLAMEGPSMEEAFAHVYSQAHPLVQEELQWFREYEAGFENAEGAGEG, encoded by the coding sequence ATGGGCGTAGGGCAGCTGCCGACCACTGAATTCAATGACGAGGAACTCGACGATCACCCGGAGACTCACCAGGACCCGGCATCCCAGCCGGCCGGCGGGGACATGATCCAGCTTCTGGATGCTCAGGGGAACCGTCGGGAGGACCCGGTGTTCGGGCCGTATGTCGAGTCCTTGGATCCCGAGGCGCTGCGTGCGTTCTACCGTGACATGGCCGTGGTGCGCCGCTTCGACCAGGAGGCCACCGCTCTCCAGCGCCAGGGCCAGCTGGCCCTGTGGGTCCCTCTGACCGGCCAGGAAGCGGCCCAGATCGGGTCCGGGCACGCGCTCCGCCCCGAGGACTTCGTCTTCCCCAGCTATCGCGAACACGGGGTGGCGCTGTCCCGCGGCCTCGACATGTCGGACCTGCTCAGGATCTTCCGCGGTGTCACTCACGGCGGCTGGGATCCCCAGGAGAAGAACTTCAACATCTACACCTTGGTGCTTGCCGCCCAGGTGCTCCACGCGGTCGGCTACGCCATGGGCATCCAGCGTGACCAGGCCTCCGCTCAGGCGAAGGGCCAGGCGGCGGAGGATGCCGCCGTCGTCGCCTATTACGGTGACGGCGCGAGCAGCGAAGGCGACGTCCACGAGGCGATGGTCTTCGCCTCCAGCTACAAGGCTCCCGTGGTGTTCTTCTGCCAGAACAACCACTGGGCGATCTCGGTGCCGTCCAAGGTCCAGACGAAGGTCCCCCTGGCGCACCGCGCCCAGGGATATGGCTTCCCCGGAGTTCGCGTGGACGGCAACGACATCCTGGCGGTGCACGCGGTCACGCAGTGGGCGCTCGACCGTGCCCGCAAGGGAGAGGGCCCGGTGCTGATCGAGGCCTTCACCTACCGCCTGGGCGCTCACACCACGGCCGACGACCCCACCAAGTACCGCACGAGTTCCGAAGAGGACCAGTGGCGTGCGAAGGACCCCCTCACGCGTCTGGAGACCTACCTCCGGGCCGAGGGCCTCGCGGATGACTCCTTCTTCGAGGAGGTCCGTCGTCAGGGTCAGGAACTGGCGGACTCCGTCCGTCAGGCCGTGCTGGCGATGGAGGGCCCGAGCATGGAGGAAGCCTTCGCTCATGTGTACTCGCAGGCCCATCCTCTGGTCCAGGAGGAACTGCAGTGGTTCCGAGAGTACGAGGCAGGATTCGAGAACGCGGAAGGCGCGGGTGAGGGCTGA
- a CDS encoding dihydrolipoamide acetyltransferase family protein, giving the protein MSTQKFNLPDVGEGLTEAEIVSWKVKVGDTVAINDVLCEIETAKSLVELPSPFAGTVTALLVPEGKTVDVGTPIIAVGAAEDSTVDDDGASPAAPAAQPSAAAESPRVTYGTLPVDDSEAPGPLVGSGPKADAVKRRPRRNGASAATPAPVAQAAPQAPAAAQTPEAPAQAAVVRPAQQAPSTPPVPSAPPAPSATGAAGEERPGIGGALTGLVNRVLAKPPVRKIARDLGIDLALVTPTGARGEVTREDLVSYQSQREAEQDQAGKFWTAPARNPERRIERIPVKGVRKATAKAMVDSAFQAPHVSIFVDIDASRTMEFVQRLKKSRDFEGIKVSPLLILAKAVIWAAARNPSVNSEWVSGPEGDEIHVKHFMNLGIAAATPRGLLVPNIKDAQDLSLKELAVALNELATTARAGKTSPADMRDGTLTVTNIGALGIDTGTPIINPGEVAIVAFGTIKQKPWVVSGEVIPRWITTLGGSFDHRVVDGDLSARFMADVAAIMEEPALLLD; this is encoded by the coding sequence ATGAGCACGCAGAAATTCAATCTCCCCGATGTGGGCGAAGGCCTGACCGAGGCCGAGATCGTGTCCTGGAAGGTCAAGGTGGGGGACACGGTCGCGATCAACGACGTCCTCTGCGAGATCGAGACCGCGAAGTCCCTCGTGGAGCTTCCGTCCCCGTTCGCCGGCACCGTGACCGCGCTCCTGGTTCCCGAAGGCAAGACGGTCGACGTGGGCACCCCGATCATCGCGGTGGGCGCCGCAGAAGACAGCACTGTGGACGACGACGGCGCATCGCCGGCCGCACCTGCGGCCCAGCCGTCCGCTGCGGCCGAGTCCCCCCGGGTCACCTACGGCACACTCCCTGTGGACGACTCCGAGGCCCCGGGCCCCCTCGTGGGCTCCGGCCCGAAGGCCGACGCGGTCAAGCGGCGCCCGCGCCGCAACGGCGCGTCAGCCGCGACGCCGGCACCGGTCGCCCAGGCAGCCCCTCAGGCCCCGGCCGCCGCTCAGACCCCGGAGGCTCCCGCGCAGGCCGCCGTCGTCCGGCCGGCTCAGCAAGCCCCGTCCACGCCTCCCGTCCCGTCCGCACCTCCCGCGCCGTCGGCCACGGGGGCCGCCGGCGAGGAGCGCCCCGGTATCGGCGGTGCCCTGACCGGCCTCGTCAACCGGGTGCTGGCGAAGCCGCCGGTCCGCAAGATCGCCCGCGACCTCGGGATCGATCTCGCGTTGGTGACCCCCACCGGCGCCCGCGGCGAGGTGACCCGTGAGGACCTGGTGAGCTACCAGTCCCAGCGGGAGGCCGAGCAGGATCAGGCCGGCAAGTTCTGGACCGCTCCGGCGAGGAATCCGGAGCGCCGGATCGAACGCATCCCGGTGAAGGGCGTGCGCAAGGCGACGGCGAAGGCCATGGTGGATTCCGCCTTCCAGGCCCCGCACGTCTCGATCTTCGTGGACATCGACGCCAGTCGCACCATGGAGTTCGTGCAGCGCCTCAAGAAGTCCCGCGACTTCGAAGGCATCAAGGTCTCCCCGCTCCTCATCCTGGCCAAGGCGGTCATCTGGGCCGCCGCGCGCAATCCCAGTGTGAATTCGGAATGGGTGTCCGGTCCTGAGGGCGATGAGATCCACGTCAAGCACTTCATGAACCTCGGCATCGCCGCCGCCACGCCGCGCGGTCTGCTCGTCCCCAACATCAAGGACGCACAGGACCTCTCCCTCAAGGAACTCGCGGTGGCCCTGAATGAGCTCGCCACCACGGCCCGGGCGGGCAAGACCAGCCCGGCGGACATGCGGGACGGGACCCTCACGGTCACCAACATCGGCGCCCTCGGCATCGACACCGGCACTCCGATCATCAACCCCGGTGAGGTGGCGATCGTCGCGTTCGGCACCATCAAGCAGAAGCCGTGGGTGGT
- a CDS encoding histidinol-phosphate transaminase yields the protein MSSHVSPSEGVSADHGQEILPRPAVGLLPKYTAGKPPRVLEGLTSYKLSSNEVALGPLPQVKEAVAGFDGFNRYPDPLVTQLRERIAQEFGVPAEDVVTGAGSLGALVQIIGAFAGQNPDGSQDEVLYAWRSFEAYPICVGLAGARSVQVPLLSDGRHDLDAMAAAITENTKVILLCTPNNPTGPVLRTQETHDFLAKVPANVLVVIDEAYVEFVRDPDAVKGLEFLERYPNVVVLRTFSKAHGLAGLRVGYSVSHPEVTQYLRLSATPFAVSQVAERAAVASLDHLPEVLERVDGVVAERERVVAALASQGWEIPQAQGNFVWLPLGEDTARFAELAGTNGLSVRAFAPEGVRVSIGEPEANSRFIELCEEFRRS from the coding sequence ATGAGCTCCCATGTGTCGCCCTCCGAGGGCGTGTCCGCAGACCACGGTCAGGAAATCCTTCCCCGTCCCGCAGTGGGACTCCTTCCCAAGTACACGGCCGGCAAGCCGCCGCGCGTCCTGGAAGGGCTGACCAGCTACAAGCTCTCCTCCAACGAGGTGGCGCTTGGCCCCCTGCCGCAGGTCAAGGAGGCCGTGGCGGGCTTCGACGGCTTCAATCGCTATCCCGATCCCCTGGTCACTCAGCTGCGGGAACGGATCGCCCAAGAGTTCGGCGTGCCCGCCGAGGACGTGGTCACCGGCGCCGGGAGCCTTGGGGCCCTGGTGCAGATCATCGGAGCCTTCGCAGGGCAGAATCCGGACGGGAGCCAGGACGAAGTTCTCTACGCGTGGCGTTCTTTCGAGGCGTACCCCATCTGTGTCGGCCTGGCCGGAGCCCGCAGCGTTCAGGTCCCCTTGCTGTCCGACGGACGCCATGACCTCGACGCCATGGCCGCGGCGATTACCGAGAACACCAAGGTGATCCTCCTCTGCACTCCGAACAACCCCACGGGTCCCGTCCTGCGGACCCAGGAGACCCATGACTTCCTGGCGAAGGTTCCGGCCAACGTCCTGGTGGTGATCGATGAGGCGTATGTCGAATTCGTCCGTGATCCCGATGCCGTCAAGGGTCTGGAGTTCCTGGAACGCTATCCCAATGTCGTGGTGCTGCGGACCTTCTCCAAGGCCCATGGCCTGGCGGGTCTCCGCGTCGGTTACTCGGTCTCCCATCCCGAGGTGACCCAGTACCTCAGACTGTCCGCGACTCCTTTCGCGGTGTCTCAGGTGGCGGAACGCGCCGCCGTCGCATCGCTGGACCATCTTCCGGAGGTCCTGGAGCGGGTGGACGGCGTGGTGGCCGAGCGTGAGCGTGTGGTCGCCGCTCTGGCATCCCAGGGCTGGGAGATCCCCCAGGCTCAGGGCAACTTCGTCTGGTTGCCGCTGGGCGAGGACACGGCCCGCTTCGCCGAACTGGCCGGAACGAACGGACTGTCGGTCCGGGCGTTCGCTCCGGAGGGCGTGCGGGTCAGTATCGGCGAGCCTGAGGCGAACTCGCGATTCATCGAACTGTGTGAGGAATTCAGGCGGTCCTGA
- a CDS encoding alpha-ketoacid dehydrogenase subunit beta, which yields MTTMTIAKAINEGLREALGQDEKTLLMGEDIGALGGVYRVTDGLQQEFGEDRVVDSPLAEAGIIGTSIGLAMRGYRPVCEIQFDGFVFPGFNQITTQLSKYHARTSGAVTLPVTIRIPYGGGIGSIEHHSESPEALFAHTAGLRIITPSNPHDAYWMTRQAIECQDPVIVFEPKKRYWLKGEVNTEDPGTSADPFSAHVVREGSDATLVAYGPLVPVALAAAAAAEEDGRSIEVIDLRSISPIDFDTVEASVRKTGRLLVTHEAPTFGGIGGEIASRISERAFLSLEAPVIRVGGFHMPYPVAKVEEHYLPDIDRILEALDRAFSY from the coding sequence ATGACCACCATGACCATTGCCAAGGCCATCAACGAGGGCCTTCGCGAGGCCCTGGGCCAGGATGAGAAGACCCTGCTGATGGGCGAGGACATCGGAGCCCTCGGCGGCGTCTACCGGGTCACCGACGGCCTGCAGCAGGAGTTCGGCGAGGACCGCGTGGTCGATTCCCCGCTCGCGGAAGCCGGCATCATCGGCACGTCGATCGGCCTGGCCATGCGCGGCTACCGGCCGGTCTGCGAGATCCAGTTCGACGGTTTCGTCTTCCCCGGTTTCAACCAGATCACCACTCAGCTGTCCAAGTACCACGCGAGGACGAGCGGAGCGGTGACGCTGCCCGTGACCATCCGCATCCCGTACGGCGGCGGCATCGGTTCGATCGAGCACCATTCGGAGTCCCCCGAGGCCTTGTTCGCCCACACGGCGGGCTTGCGGATCATCACCCCGTCCAACCCGCATGACGCCTACTGGATGACCCGGCAGGCCATTGAATGCCAGGACCCGGTGATCGTCTTCGAGCCCAAGAAGCGGTACTGGCTGAAGGGTGAGGTGAACACGGAGGATCCCGGCACGTCGGCGGATCCGTTCAGCGCTCATGTGGTGCGGGAAGGCTCCGACGCCACGCTGGTCGCCTATGGTCCGCTCGTCCCGGTGGCGCTCGCGGCGGCCGCTGCCGCGGAGGAGGACGGCCGCAGCATCGAGGTCATCGATCTGCGGAGCATCTCCCCGATCGATTTCGACACCGTGGAGGCCTCGGTCCGCAAGACCGGCCGCCTCCTGGTCACGCACGAGGCCCCGACCTTCGGCGGGATCGGCGGAGAGATCGCGAGCCGGATCAGCGAACGCGCCTTCCTGAGCCTGGAGGCGCCGGTCATCCGGGTGGGCGGTTTCCACATGCCGTATCCGGTGGCGAAGGTGGAGGAACACTACCTGCCGGACATCGACCGCATCCTCGAAGCACTCGACCGCGCTTTCTCCTACTGA